The proteins below come from a single Cylindrospermopsis raciborskii Cr2010 genomic window:
- the pcrA gene encoding DNA helicase PcrA: MNTNNDFTSQLNFSQRIAVEHYCGPLLVVAGAGSGKTRALTYRIANLILQNRVHPENILAVTFTNKAAREMKDRIQRLFADQFAINQYGQKLDLLPAQQQSEVISSVYRTYIKNIWCGTFHSLFSRILRFDVEKYQDEKGRHWQKNFSIFDESDVQTLIKEIVTKQLNLDSKKFDPKSVRYAISNAKNQGLSPREFEEQQPNYRGRVIGEVYNLYQDQLAANNSLDFDDLILVPTRLFGQNEQVLGYWHNKFRHILVDEYQDTNRTQYELLRLLVTNGECRKNQWNWDNRSVFVVGDADQSIYSFRMADFTILLEFQQDFGDGLDDDDTRTMVKLEENYRSCENILQAANELIENNTERIDKILKPTRDVGESIYFHKADDEVAEADFVINQIRNLTTNNPDINWGSFAILYRTNAQSRPFEELLVKYQIPYTVVGGMKFYDRKEIKDVIAYLRAINNPADTVSLLRVINTPRRGIGKCTIDVLINASQQLGTTLWEILSDETSVNTLTGRAAKSVTSFTSMIKKWQTTQVPASEVLEGILEDSGYLRDLMDQGTDEADNRISNVKELYNAVSQFQDENKGSDISLQAFLQSAALSSDLDDLSETRDVVSLMTLHASKGLEFPIVFLVGLEQGLFPGYRSLQDPKALEEERRLCYVGITRTQERLYLSHARERRLYGSREPALPSQFLGELPQHLLTTKSKIRAARSTKSTTITPETSGETNNWRVGEQVLHKAFGKGVITHVFGSDEKISLAIKFTSLGQKIIDPKVAQLQKIN; encoded by the coding sequence ATAAACACAAATAATGACTTTACTAGTCAGCTCAACTTTAGCCAGCGTATAGCAGTTGAGCATTATTGCGGTCCCTTACTAGTTGTTGCTGGTGCAGGTTCAGGTAAAACCCGCGCTCTAACCTATAGGATTGCTAATTTAATTTTACAAAACCGTGTGCACCCCGAAAACATTTTAGCAGTAACTTTCACCAATAAAGCTGCAAGGGAAATGAAAGACCGGATCCAAAGATTATTCGCGGATCAATTTGCCATAAATCAATATGGTCAGAAATTAGATTTATTGCCCGCACAACAACAAAGCGAGGTCATATCCAGTGTTTACCGTACCTACATTAAAAACATCTGGTGTGGAACCTTCCATAGTTTATTTTCCCGGATTTTGAGGTTTGATGTTGAAAAATATCAAGACGAAAAGGGTCGACACTGGCAGAAGAACTTTTCTATCTTTGATGAATCTGATGTACAAACTTTAATTAAAGAAATTGTCACAAAACAACTTAACCTAGACAGTAAAAAGTTCGACCCTAAATCCGTTAGGTATGCCATTAGTAATGCTAAAAACCAAGGTTTATCACCACGAGAATTTGAAGAGCAACAACCTAACTATCGTGGTCGAGTAATTGGGGAAGTTTATAACCTTTATCAAGATCAATTAGCGGCCAATAACAGTTTGGATTTTGATGACTTAATTCTAGTTCCCACTAGACTATTTGGGCAAAATGAGCAAGTTTTGGGCTATTGGCATAACAAGTTCCGTCATATTTTAGTAGATGAATATCAGGACACCAATCGGACTCAATATGAACTACTACGTTTATTAGTTACGAATGGTGAATGTCGCAAAAACCAATGGAATTGGGACAATCGTTCCGTGTTTGTGGTTGGTGATGCAGACCAGTCAATTTATAGTTTTAGGATGGCTGATTTTACCATTCTATTGGAGTTTCAACAGGATTTTGGAGATGGTTTAGATGATGATGACACCAGGACTATGGTGAAACTAGAGGAAAACTATCGCTCCTGTGAAAATATTCTGCAAGCTGCTAATGAACTGATTGAAAATAATACCGAACGCATTGATAAAATCCTCAAACCTACGCGAGATGTGGGCGAGTCTATTTATTTTCATAAAGCCGATGATGAAGTCGCTGAAGCAGATTTTGTTATCAATCAAATTCGGAATTTAACAACTAATAACCCTGATATTAATTGGGGAAGTTTTGCCATTCTCTATCGCACTAATGCCCAATCTCGACCCTTTGAGGAACTGCTGGTAAAATATCAAATCCCCTACACCGTGGTGGGAGGCATGAAGTTTTATGACCGAAAGGAAATCAAAGATGTTATTGCCTATTTAAGAGCAATTAATAATCCCGCAGATACAGTAAGTTTATTAAGGGTCATTAATACTCCTCGACGAGGTATCGGCAAGTGTACTATAGACGTTTTGATTAATGCTTCCCAACAATTGGGTACTACCCTGTGGGAGATATTGAGTGATGAAACTTCTGTAAACACCTTGACCGGACGTGCGGCAAAATCTGTAACTAGTTTTACTAGCATGATTAAAAAATGGCAAACTACTCAAGTTCCTGCATCAGAAGTCTTGGAAGGAATTCTGGAAGATTCTGGGTACCTCCGGGATTTAATGGACCAGGGAACAGATGAAGCTGATAATAGAATCAGTAATGTTAAGGAACTATATAATGCTGTATCCCAGTTCCAAGACGAAAACAAGGGCAGTGATATTTCTTTACAAGCATTTTTGCAAAGTGCAGCATTAAGTTCAGATTTAGACGATTTAAGCGAAACCAGGGATGTGGTTTCTCTGATGACCTTGCACGCTTCTAAGGGGTTGGAGTTCCCCATAGTGTTTTTAGTTGGTTTAGAGCAGGGACTATTTCCCGGTTATCGTTCTCTACAAGATCCTAAAGCTTTAGAAGAAGAAAGAAGATTATGTTATGTGGGAATCACCCGTACCCAAGAGCGATTGTACCTGTCCCATGCCAGAGAAAGAAGGTTATATGGCTCTAGAGAACCAGCATTACCATCACAATTTCTGGGAGAACTACCCCAGCACCTATTAACCACTAAGTCAAAAATCCGTGCTGCTAGGTCTACTAAATCCACAACAATCACGCCAGAAACTTCTGGAGAAACTAACAACTGGCGTGTTGGTGAACAAGTACTGCACAAAGCTTTTGGCAAAGGTGTAATTACTCATGTTTTTGGCAGTGATGAAAAAATATCCCTGGCAATTAAATTTACCAGTTTGGGTCAAAAAATTATCGATCCCAAGGTAGCACAACTGCAGAAAATAAACTAA
- the nagZ gene encoding beta-N-acetylhexosaminidase — MSQHLQQFGNHLILGVSGTTLTDDDKRVLSDLKPVGVIFFAKNFLDGTPYPIWLEEFKKLLIDIREYTERELLFTALDHEGGKVIRTPLPITRFPVAHLVRSRAYQVAKATGLELRSLGINLSFAPVADVFSNPQNPVIGLRAFGQTADLAGENAKEYYRGLKESGILGCAKHFPGHGDTSQDSHLELPILNLSLEDLKNRELIPFEILIQEQIPLMMTAHILFPQIDPDLPATISTTILHQILRQELNFSGVVVSDDLDMKAVADMFVYPETVARAFNAGCDLFLVSRNISSSSIEKTYKIAENFISCLHNGSLTPSVIENSHNRIAQLLTKTPQYEVFPLEKQILVDHAELAINCCFDLN; from the coding sequence ATGTCCCAACATCTACAGCAATTTGGTAATCATTTAATTCTCGGAGTTTCCGGTACAACTCTCACGGATGATGACAAACGGGTACTAAGCGATTTAAAACCCGTTGGTGTGATTTTTTTCGCCAAAAACTTTCTCGATGGTACACCCTATCCCATTTGGTTAGAAGAGTTCAAAAAACTACTTATTGATATTCGTGAATATACTGAGCGAGAATTACTATTTACAGCCCTAGACCATGAGGGTGGAAAGGTAATTAGAACGCCATTACCTATCACGCGGTTCCCCGTTGCTCATTTAGTTAGATCTCGAGCATATCAAGTAGCAAAAGCCACTGGATTAGAATTGAGATCTTTAGGGATCAACCTTTCTTTTGCTCCCGTGGCGGATGTTTTTTCTAATCCTCAAAACCCTGTGATTGGTTTACGTGCTTTTGGTCAAACTGCTGACTTGGCTGGAGAAAACGCTAAAGAGTACTATCGTGGACTCAAGGAATCCGGTATTCTTGGTTGTGCTAAACATTTTCCTGGTCATGGAGATACTAGTCAAGACTCTCATCTGGAGTTACCAATCTTGAATTTGAGTTTAGAAGATTTAAAGAATCGAGAGTTAATACCTTTTGAAATTCTTATTCAGGAACAAATACCACTGATGATGACAGCGCACATACTGTTTCCACAAATTGACCCGGATCTCCCAGCTACAATATCAACTACTATTCTTCATCAGATTTTAAGACAGGAATTGAATTTTTCTGGAGTAGTGGTTTCCGATGACTTAGATATGAAAGCGGTTGCAGATATGTTTGTTTATCCTGAAACAGTAGCACGCGCTTTTAATGCTGGGTGTGATTTATTTTTAGTTTCTCGCAATATAAGCTCTTCATCCATTGAAAAAACCTATAAAATAGCTGAAAATTTCATTTCTTGTTTGCACAATGGTTCTCTAACCCCATCGGTAATAGAAAACTCCCATAACAGAATTGCCCAACTATTAACTAAAACCCCCCAATATGAGGTTTTTCCCCTAGAAAAACAGATATTAGTTGACCATGCAGAACTTGCTATCAACTGTTGTTTTGATCTTAATTGA
- a CDS encoding competence/damage-inducible protein A: MSAEIICVGTELLLGDILNSNAQFIAQQLAQLGVPHYYQTVVGDNPERLKTVIEIAASRVEILIFTGGLGPTPDDLTCETIADYFGVPLIEDPEIIEDIREKFSQRGRVMSPSNRKQALIPQGAQVLPNLTGTAPGIIWQPRPNLTILTFPGVPSEMHQMWQDTAVPFLKSQGWGKEIIYSRSLKFWGVGESVLAEKVSDYLSLSNPTVAPYAGKGEVRLRICAKAPDTVAAEEIIAPVEKKLKEIGGLDYYGVDGETLASVVGKLLRLSGTSLSVAESCTGGGVGQMLTEIPGSSDYFWGGVIAYDNSVKVRLLGVDPGDLDQFGAVSPVVAQKMAIGVKNSLGTTWGLSITGIAGPTGGSETKPIGLVYIGISGPNHQVHSYECRFGTMRSRTLVRYLAAANALDHLRRLLLTV; the protein is encoded by the coding sequence ATGAGCGCGGAAATTATTTGTGTTGGTACAGAATTACTGTTAGGAGATATCCTCAACAGTAATGCCCAATTTATTGCCCAGCAACTGGCACAGCTAGGTGTTCCCCACTACTATCAAACAGTAGTGGGAGATAACCCAGAAAGACTTAAAACAGTAATTGAAATTGCTGCTTCCAGGGTAGAAATTCTAATTTTTACTGGTGGACTAGGTCCCACACCAGATGATTTAACCTGTGAGACCATAGCTGATTACTTTGGCGTTCCCCTGATTGAAGACCCAGAAATAATTGAGGATATTAGGGAGAAATTCAGCCAAAGAGGAAGAGTAATGTCTCCCAGTAACCGTAAACAGGCCTTAATTCCGCAAGGGGCCCAAGTTTTACCCAATCTCACGGGAACTGCACCGGGTATAATTTGGCAACCTAGACCAAACCTGACGATTTTAACCTTTCCAGGTGTTCCCAGCGAAATGCACCAAATGTGGCAAGATACAGCAGTACCTTTCCTCAAAAGTCAAGGTTGGGGAAAGGAAATTATCTACAGTCGCAGTTTAAAATTCTGGGGTGTGGGTGAATCAGTCCTTGCGGAAAAGGTTTCTGATTACCTGAGTTTATCTAACCCCACGGTTGCTCCCTATGCGGGTAAAGGAGAAGTAAGACTGAGAATTTGTGCCAAAGCACCGGATACTGTGGCCGCAGAAGAGATAATTGCCCCCGTAGAAAAGAAACTTAAAGAAATTGGTGGACTGGACTATTATGGGGTTGATGGGGAAACATTAGCATCTGTTGTTGGTAAATTGCTGCGTCTTTCGGGAACAAGTTTGTCAGTAGCTGAGTCTTGCACTGGTGGAGGAGTGGGACAAATGCTGACGGAAATTCCCGGTAGTTCAGATTACTTTTGGGGGGGAGTGATTGCTTATGATAATTCGGTAAAAGTGAGATTATTAGGAGTTGATCCTGGGGATTTAGACCAATTTGGTGCTGTGAGTCCTGTGGTTGCCCAAAAAATGGCTATTGGTGTGAAAAATAGTTTAGGAACTACCTGGGGGTTAAGTATTACAGGTATTGCTGGACCAACTGGGGGTAGTGAGACCAAACCCATAGGTTTGGTGTACATTGGCATTTCAGGTCCTAATCATCAGGTACATAGCTACGAATGTAGATTCGGAACCATGAGGTCTCGTACTCTAGTCCGTTACCTAGCTGCTGCTAATGCTTTAGACCATCTCCGTCGTCTGCTCTTGACTGTGTAA
- a CDS encoding homoserine dehydrogenase — protein MGVKLGILGLGTVGTGTVQLLQDLQGRHPLLQEVEICRIGVRSPDKSRPVTLPQEILSGDLSAIVNDPQIDIIVELMGGLEPARSLILEAIKNGKHVVTANKAVISRFGEEIFNAANAAGVYVMFEAAVAGGIPVIKTLKQSLSVNKVHSIIGIVNGTTNYILTRMQTEGSELEEVLADAQKLGYAEADPTADIDGLDAGDKIAILASLGFGERINLQDVYCEGIRQVTKTDIIYAGKLGFVIKLLAIAKNQTDDKSQLSVRVHPTLVSQTHPLASINGVYNAILVEGEPIGQVMFFGPGAGAGPTGSAVCSDILNLVATIKTNTAQANPLLSCRHKEYCHIAPISQLVTRFYARFLTKDHPGVIGKLGTCFGKYQVSLESVVQTGFQGEMAEIVVVTHDVKEGDFRQSLEEIHTMEAIDSIPSILRVL, from the coding sequence GTGGGTGTAAAATTAGGAATCTTAGGATTGGGTACGGTGGGAACTGGAACTGTACAACTGTTACAGGACTTGCAAGGTCGTCACCCACTGTTACAGGAAGTGGAAATATGTCGTATAGGTGTGCGATCGCCAGACAAATCACGCCCAGTGACCTTACCCCAAGAAATCCTCAGTGGGGATTTATCAGCTATTGTCAATGACCCTCAGATAGATATCATTGTTGAGCTGATGGGTGGATTGGAACCCGCGCGATCGCTTATTCTGGAGGCTATTAAAAATGGTAAACATGTAGTAACAGCAAACAAAGCTGTTATTTCACGATTTGGAGAAGAAATATTTAATGCTGCCAATGCTGCTGGTGTATATGTTATGTTTGAAGCTGCTGTAGCTGGTGGCATTCCCGTAATTAAAACCTTAAAGCAGTCTTTAAGTGTTAACAAGGTTCATAGTATTATTGGTATTGTGAATGGCACTACCAATTACATTCTCACGAGGATGCAGACGGAAGGGAGTGAACTAGAAGAAGTCCTAGCTGATGCACAAAAACTGGGATATGCGGAAGCGGATCCAACTGCTGACATTGATGGTTTAGACGCTGGGGATAAGATTGCTATTTTAGCTTCATTGGGGTTTGGAGAGAGAATTAACTTACAAGATGTTTATTGTGAAGGGATTCGTCAAGTCACGAAAACAGACATTATCTACGCTGGCAAATTAGGATTTGTGATTAAACTGCTAGCCATTGCCAAAAATCAAACAGATGACAAATCCCAGTTGTCAGTGAGAGTTCACCCTACCCTAGTTTCTCAAACCCACCCCCTAGCTAGTATCAATGGTGTTTACAATGCGATTTTAGTGGAGGGGGAACCCATAGGTCAAGTGATGTTTTTCGGTCCGGGAGCGGGTGCTGGTCCGACGGGGAGTGCAGTTTGTTCAGATATCTTAAATCTAGTAGCAACAATCAAGACTAATACTGCTCAAGCTAATCCACTCTTATCCTGTAGACATAAGGAGTATTGTCACATAGCCCCCATATCCCAACTAGTTACCCGGTTTTATGCTCGATTTCTGACTAAAGACCACCCAGGGGTCATTGGTAAATTGGGGACTTGCTTTGGTAAATACCAAGTAAGTTTAGAATCTGTGGTGCAAACTGGTTTTCAGGGGGAAATGGCAGAAATTGTTGTTGTTACCCACGATGTCAAAGAAGGGGATTTCAGACAATCCTTAGAGGAAATCCACACCATGGAAGCCATAGATAGCATCCCTAGCATTTTACGGGTGCTTTAG
- a CDS encoding CAAD domain-containing protein, with translation MEVEMQEPQYTETKTKETPIPDLSTQTGTITKLQSPPKSQEQWLKYGQEVSNFLGTLPEYLVGLLDKYKQPLLTLGLIVTAGVTVKVILAVLDSLNDIPLVAPTFELIGIGYSGWFVYRYLLKASTREELTSEIDTLKSQVFGQD, from the coding sequence ATGGAAGTCGAAATGCAAGAACCACAATACACAGAAACCAAAACCAAGGAAACTCCTATTCCAGATCTTAGTACTCAAACGGGGACTATAACTAAACTCCAATCCCCGCCCAAATCTCAGGAACAGTGGCTTAAATACGGTCAGGAGGTTTCTAACTTTTTAGGGACGCTGCCAGAATATCTAGTTGGGTTGCTTGACAAGTATAAACAACCACTTCTTACCCTGGGATTAATCGTGACTGCTGGAGTAACTGTTAAGGTCATACTGGCTGTGCTAGATTCCTTAAATGATATTCCTTTGGTAGCTCCCACTTTTGAGCTAATTGGCATTGGCTACTCTGGTTGGTTTGTGTATCGCTATTTACTCAAAGCTTCTACCAGAGAGGAACTCACAAGTGAAATTGACACTTTAAAATCACAAGTTTTTGGGCAAGACTAA
- the pds gene encoding 15-cis-phytoene desaturase yields the protein MRVVIAGAGLAGLSCAKYLIDAGYTPIVLERRDVLGGLVAAWKDSDGDWYETGLHAFFGAYPNMLQLLKELGIEDRLQWKQHTLIFNQPDKPGTLSRFDVPDIPSPFNIIVSILRNNDMLTWEQKLRFAVGLLPAIVRGQEYVEEMDKYSFAEWLKRQGIGERVVSDVFIAASKALTFINPDEVSSTILLTALNRFLQERYGSKIAFLDGSPTERLCQPIVDYITKKGGEVRLNAPLKEILLNPDGTVGGFLLRGLDGKPDEVITADFYVSAMSVDPLKVMLPEPWRQMEFFQKLEGLEGVPVINLHLWFDQKLTDIDHLLFSRSPLLSVYADMSNTCREYSNPDRSMLELVLAPAQDWIDKSDEEIVSATMTELQKLFPHHFGGEEPAKLLKSHVVKTPRSVYKATPGRQKYRPPQKTPITNFFLSGSYTMQRYLGSMEGAVLSGKLTAQAISHIPTLNRPPAKNAATA from the coding sequence ATGCGAGTAGTCATCGCCGGTGCTGGTCTAGCAGGACTTTCCTGCGCAAAATATCTAATAGATGCAGGTTACACCCCCATTGTCTTGGAGCGTAGGGATGTATTGGGTGGTCTAGTAGCGGCCTGGAAAGACTCCGATGGTGACTGGTATGAAACCGGTTTACACGCCTTTTTCGGGGCATATCCCAACATGCTACAACTGCTCAAGGAATTGGGCATTGAGGACAGACTTCAGTGGAAACAACACACGCTGATTTTTAACCAACCTGATAAGCCTGGAACGCTATCACGATTTGATGTTCCTGATATTCCTTCACCTTTTAATATCATTGTCTCGATTCTACGTAACAATGATATGTTGACATGGGAACAAAAACTTCGTTTTGCTGTTGGTTTGTTGCCCGCTATAGTCCGAGGTCAAGAATATGTGGAGGAAATGGATAAATACAGCTTTGCTGAATGGTTAAAAAGACAAGGTATAGGTGAAAGAGTGGTCAGTGATGTATTTATTGCTGCCTCTAAGGCTTTGACCTTTATCAACCCAGATGAGGTTTCTTCCACAATTTTACTGACTGCCCTTAATCGGTTTTTACAGGAACGATATGGCTCCAAAATCGCCTTTTTGGACGGATCTCCCACGGAAAGGCTTTGTCAACCTATTGTGGATTATATTACTAAAAAGGGAGGTGAGGTCAGACTTAATGCTCCTTTAAAAGAGATTTTGCTCAATCCTGATGGAACCGTTGGGGGCTTTCTGTTACGCGGGTTAGATGGAAAACCTGATGAGGTCATTACAGCTGATTTTTACGTTTCCGCTATGTCCGTTGATCCTCTAAAGGTCATGTTGCCAGAACCTTGGCGACAAATGGAATTTTTCCAAAAGCTGGAAGGTTTGGAAGGTGTCCCGGTAATTAATCTCCATTTATGGTTTGATCAAAAATTGACGGATATTGATCACCTACTTTTTTCTCGGTCACCATTACTTAGTGTCTATGCTGATATGAGCAACACTTGTCGTGAATATTCTAATCCTGATCGATCAATGTTGGAACTAGTTCTAGCTCCAGCCCAAGATTGGATTGATAAGTCTGACGAGGAAATAGTATCAGCGACAATGACTGAGTTACAAAAGCTCTTTCCTCACCACTTTGGAGGAGAGGAACCAGCCAAACTGCTGAAATCTCACGTGGTGAAAACTCCCCGTTCAGTTTACAAAGCAACCCCCGGTCGTCAAAAGTATCGTCCACCCCAAAAAACTCCCATCACTAATTTCTTTCTAAGTGGGAGTTACACCATGCAACGTTATTTAGGCAGCATGGAAGGGGCCGTACTTTCCGGTAAACTGACAGCCCAGGCTATCTCCCATATCCCAACGCTAAATCGACCGCCTGCAAAGAATGCTGCAACTGCCTGA
- the petH gene encoding ferredoxin--NADP reductase — protein MNNQGPVEGAANMESGSRVFVYEVVGLRQNQESDQTNYPIRKSGSVFIRVPYNRMNQEMRRITRLGGKIVSIYPVSVLEQGANRTLLTNTEIDLSNPAPVGVETKQNTIPATSSEAQGFAKPPAKDKKGDTMTQAKTKHADVPVNTYRPNAPFIGKCISNETLVKEGGIGKVQHLKFDLSGSQLKYIEGQSIGIIPPGVDKNGKPEKLRLYSIASTRHGDNVDDTTISLCVRQLEYKHPQTGETVYGVCSTYLTDLKPGDDVKITGPVGKEMLLPDNTDANVIMLATGTGIAPMRAYLWRMFKDAERSVNSQYQFNGFAWLLFGVPTTPNILYKEELEEMQAQYPNNFRLTYAISREQNNPEGGRMYIQDRVAENANELWQLIKNPKTHTYICGLRGMEDGIDAALSKAAAQEGVTWSDYQKAIKKEGRWHVETY, from the coding sequence ATGAACAATCAAGGTCCTGTTGAGGGTGCTGCCAATATGGAATCAGGTAGCCGTGTCTTCGTATACGAAGTGGTGGGTCTGCGTCAGAACCAGGAATCTGACCAAACGAACTACCCAATTCGCAAAAGTGGCAGTGTATTCATCAGAGTACCTTACAACCGCATGAATCAAGAAATGCGAAGAATTACACGTCTGGGTGGCAAAATTGTTAGTATTTACCCGGTATCGGTTTTAGAGCAGGGTGCTAATCGAACTCTTCTCACCAATACTGAGATTGATCTCAGCAACCCAGCACCCGTAGGTGTTGAGACAAAACAGAACACAATACCAGCTACTAGTAGCGAAGCTCAAGGTTTTGCTAAACCACCAGCTAAGGATAAAAAAGGCGACACCATGACCCAAGCGAAAACTAAACACGCTGATGTTCCCGTGAACACTTATCGTCCTAACGCTCCCTTTATTGGCAAGTGTATTTCCAATGAAACCTTAGTTAAAGAAGGCGGAATAGGTAAGGTTCAACATCTTAAATTTGACCTTTCTGGTAGCCAACTCAAGTATATAGAAGGTCAAAGTATCGGTATTATCCCCCCCGGTGTTGACAAAAACGGTAAGCCAGAAAAACTCAGACTCTATTCAATCGCTTCTACACGTCACGGTGATAATGTGGATGACACAACAATATCACTCTGTGTGCGTCAACTGGAATATAAACACCCGCAAACTGGAGAAACAGTATATGGTGTTTGCTCTACCTATCTAACTGACCTTAAACCAGGTGATGATGTAAAAATTACCGGTCCCGTAGGTAAGGAAATGTTGCTACCTGATAACACTGATGCTAATGTAATTATGTTGGCAACGGGTACGGGTATTGCTCCTATGCGAGCCTATTTATGGCGGATGTTCAAGGATGCAGAAAGATCTGTTAACTCACAATACCAGTTTAACGGATTTGCTTGGCTATTGTTCGGTGTACCCACTACTCCTAATATTTTATATAAGGAGGAACTGGAAGAAATGCAAGCTCAATATCCCAATAACTTCCGTCTTACCTATGCTATCAGTCGGGAACAAAACAATCCTGAAGGTGGTAGGATGTATATCCAAGACCGTGTAGCAGAAAACGCTAATGAACTGTGGCAACTGATCAAGAACCCCAAAACTCATACGTATATTTGCGGGTTGCGTGGTATGGAAGATGGCATTGATGCTGCTTTGTCTAAAGCCGCTGCTCAAGAGGGTGTCACTTGGAGTGATTATCAAAAGGCAATCAAAAAAGAAGGACGTTGGCATGTAGAAACCTATTAA
- the crtB gene encoding 15-cis-phytoene synthase CrtB: MLQLPDSPPRMKTLVSVHESYKLCQELTAKYAKTFYLGTLLMSPTKRQSVWAIYAWCRRTDELVDGPAATKTTPETLAQWETQLDSIFAGCPLDNYDVALVDTLQHFPLEIQPFRDMIAGQRMDLYRSRYETFEDLYLYCYRVAGTVGLMSTTIMGVDTNVYSAPWYRDIQPYLPVEEAIALGIANQLTNILRDVGEDARRGRIYIPLEDLKKFSYSPEELLQGVLDDRWRSLMRFQIKRAREFYTKADRGISYLAQDARWPVWAASMLYGKILDVIERNDYQVFNQRAYVPQLQKISTLPLAWMRSQVL; this comes from the coding sequence ATGCTGCAACTGCCTGATTCCCCTCCGCGCATGAAAACCCTGGTCTCTGTCCATGAGTCCTATAAACTTTGTCAGGAACTTACAGCCAAGTATGCTAAAACCTTCTACTTGGGTACCCTGTTGATGAGTCCGACAAAGCGTCAATCTGTTTGGGCAATATATGCTTGGTGTCGCCGTACAGATGAACTAGTTGATGGCCCTGCGGCCACTAAAACTACTCCAGAAACTCTCGCCCAGTGGGAAACCCAGTTAGATTCTATTTTTGCTGGTTGCCCATTGGATAATTATGATGTGGCCCTGGTTGATACTCTCCAGCACTTTCCCCTGGAAATTCAACCCTTTAGGGATATGATTGCTGGACAGCGCATGGATCTCTATCGCAGTCGTTATGAAACTTTTGAGGATTTATATCTCTACTGCTATCGTGTGGCGGGTACTGTTGGTTTGATGTCAACTACTATTATGGGTGTAGATACTAATGTTTATTCTGCCCCTTGGTATCGAGATATACAACCTTATTTGCCCGTTGAGGAAGCGATCGCATTGGGTATAGCTAATCAGTTAACCAATATTCTCAGGGATGTGGGTGAAGACGCTCGTCGTGGTAGGATCTATATACCCTTGGAAGACTTGAAAAAATTCAGCTATTCTCCAGAAGAGCTATTACAGGGCGTTTTGGATGACCGTTGGCGTTCTCTCATGCGATTCCAGATTAAACGCGCTCGAGAATTTTATACCAAGGCTGACCGTGGCATTAGCTATCTGGCCCAGGATGCTCGCTGGCCAGTTTGGGCTGCTTCTATGCTCTATGGAAAAATTCTGGATGTGATAGAGCGTAATGACTATCAGGTGTTTAACCAACGTGCTTACGTTCCTCAACTGCAAAAGATCAGTACCTTGCCTTTGGCTTGGATGCGATCGCAAGTGTTGTGA